The window TCAGCAGGCGCTTTACCGGCTTTATAAGGGACTTAAAGATCCTGCCTACAACTTTTTTATCCACACTGCGCCTTGTGACGGCAGAGATTATAAATATTACCATTGGCATATTGAAATTCTGCCGAAAACAAATACATGGGCAGGCATTGAATTGGGCACAGGAGTTGAAATTATCAGCGTTAAACCAGAGGAAGTTGCTAAGTTTTTAAGAGGAGTCAAAATTGATTAATATGAATATTCCCCACGAATTGATTGTGGTTGGTATAGCTGCCATACCCATAGGCGAATTAAGGGTGGCGATTCCCGTAGCTATGGTAGTTTATAAAATGTCGGTTTGGTCCGCTTTTCTTTGGTCATTAATTGGCAATTTAATTCCGATTGTTTTTATTATTTTGGGTTTGGATTTATTAATAAATAGATTTGCAATCCATAGAATTTATTTTTTAAATAAGTTTTTTAATTGGCTTTTTGAAAAAACGAGGAAAAAACACACAAAAATTTTTGAGCGTTGGCAATATCTGGCTTTAACAATTTTTGTGGCAATTCCTTTGCCGGGTACTGGGGCATGGACAGGCTCGTTAATTGCTTATGTTTTTGGAATTCCTTTAAAACGCGCCTTTCCAGCAATTGCCGCCGGAGTTTTAATAGCAGGAATTCTGGTAAGTCTAATTACGTTAGGAATAATTAATTTACCACTTATATGAAACCATTAATTGTCGCAAATTGGAAAATGAATCCTTCTA is drawn from Patescibacteria group bacterium and contains these coding sequences:
- a CDS encoding small multi-drug export protein — its product is MNIPHELIVVGIAAIPIGELRVAIPVAMVVYKMSVWSAFLWSLIGNLIPIVFIILGLDLLINRFAIHRIYFLNKFFNWLFEKTRKKHTKIFERWQYLALTIFVAIPLPGTGAWTGSLIAYVFGIPLKRAFPAIAAGVLIAGILVSLITLGIINLPLI